CCCTGGAACACCCCGTCCACGCCCACCTGATCACCACCGGCCGGGAGCTCCCGGTCCCCGTGACCCTCCGCTACACCTCGGCCGACCCCCTCGCCGTGCACCTCGACTTCCCGGGCCATGTCTCGCTCAGCGGGGAAGCCTCGACCTGGACCTTCGCCCGCTCCCTCCTGGAGGAGGGCCTGGGCACGGCCGCCGGGATCGGCAGCGTGCACATATGGCCCTGCGGACCGTTGCGCACGGTCGTCGAGTTGCACGCGCTGGAGGGCGTGGCGATGGTCTGGTTCGACCCAGCCGTCCTGCGCCGCTTCCTGCTCCGCTCGTACGCCGTGGTCGAGCCGACCGACGAGAACCTGGGAACGGCCCTGGACGAAGGCCTCACCTCACTGCTGGGCGGGGTCTGACGTGAGGTCCGCTCCGATGCCTACGGCGGCGCCGGTGACGCCGATGCCGCTGCCGGGCGCTTCCGGCACCGACACCCAGATGGTGCTCGGCCGCCCCATGTCCACACCCTGGTGAATCGTCAAGGCAGCCGGTACGGCGATGAGTTGCAGCTCCCTCAGATAGCCGCCGAACGCGGCAGCCGCCGCGCCGGTGGCGGGGTCCTCGACGACACCGCCGGGCGGGAAGGGATTGCGGGCGTGGAACACCGTGGGCGACTCCCGCCAGACCAGATCGACGGTCGTCCACTCCTTGCGGCGCATGAGCACGCTGAGCGCGGACATGTCGTACTCCAGGTCGGCCAGGCGGCTTCGGGTGCCGGCCGCGATGACCGGATGCCAGGCCCCGGCATAGGCCACCCGCGGCGGCAGCGCCGGATCGAGATCCTCGGCCGACCAGCGCAGGGCGTCGAGCAGTTCGGCCAGATCGGCGTCCGACAAGGCCGCCGTACGCGGCTCGACGCTGGTCAGCGAGGCCACGACGGAACCGTCCTCCGCCCGTTCCGCCGTGACAGGCACAGCCCCCGCCCTGGTGCGCAGCACCAGGGACC
This genomic window from Streptomyces sp. DG2A-72 contains:
- a CDS encoding SsgA family sporulation/cell division regulator yields the protein MDITLEHPVHAHLITTGRELPVPVTLRYTSADPLAVHLDFPGHVSLSGEASTWTFARSLLEEGLGTAAGIGSVHIWPCGPLRTVVELHALEGVAMVWFDPAVLRRFLLRSYAVVEPTDENLGTALDEGLTSLLGGV
- a CDS encoding PhzF family phenazine biosynthesis protein, whose product is MKILRYTAFTTDPAGGNPAGVVLDATGLDDATMLAVAAEVGYSETAFVLPTDDGGLDVRYFSPLAEVPFCGHATIATAVAYAERHGPGSLVLRTRAGAVPVTAERAEDGSVVASLTSVEPRTAALSDADLAELLDALRWSAEDLDPALPPRVAYAGAWHPVIAAGTRSRLADLEYDMSALSVLMRRKEWTTVDLVWRESPTVFHARNPFPPGGVVEDPATGAAAAAFGGYLRELQLIAVPAALTIHQGVDMGRPSTIWVSVPEAPGSGIGVTGAAVGIGADLTSDPAQQ